GAAGACGATGGTTGGGCCATTCTTATCTTTTCTGAATAGAGGAgtaagaaaatgaaaaaatccacttggaaataaaaaaaaaccaaccGCTAATAGAAGCACTGGGCGACAGTGAGGTCGCGGTAGGGGCTCGTAGTAAGATCGACGTGGTGAAGAGAGGGACAAATGCGCGTGAAGAGCACTAGAGGTTTAACGATGTTCGTGAATGGAGATAGAAGGGTAACGCAGGATGGGGGAatagaaaaaagagaaaatagaTGGTGGGGGTTTAAGAGCAAGGGTAGCGCTGAAGTTCAACAAGCCCTTTTGCCGTTTTCATTGTTCAACCACCACGTGTATTGGGCACGTGTTGGGGTAACAATGGCCATCACGTGCGTTCATTGTACTTCTCGATTTCTTCTCAATTTCCTCCAAGCGGCGAGCCTCCTGTCATCTGTCGGTTTACGCGAACACGCGTTTATCGTTCCCTCCTCGCACCTAGATGGCTCTCCGACGCCTTGCTCAGGAGAACAATGCCGCCTCGAGCCCGAGGAGCCCCGCTGGTCCAATCCCCGCCTCTCCAGCCAGTGGCCTTGGACCTACAACCCCACGCAGTCGTTTGTCGAACGGATCTTATGGATTTCATCGCTCCCCAGCGGATACCCCATCGATTTCATCGTCCATTCCCTTTGACTGGGAGGCAGCACGCTCCAGAGCACCTGCACCATTCGCGACACCACTCAAGAAAGGCAGAAAAAGCGTCGCAACTGGCACATCTACACCCCGCAAAGCCGTAATAAGGAAGAAAGGGATAATTGAACGGTAATACTACTCTCATACACTTACTTGTATAAATCAAGGCTTGCTTATATTTGTCTACAGAATTAAGAATATACCCTCAGCTATCGCCTTTGAAATAGCAATATTCCCTCAAAATGTGCCACTACCAACCCCAAAAACAACTGCGCGCATCATCGGAGGCGCCATTCACGTCGCGCACTTTCTAATTTTAGCCAGGAATGACAACGAAGAAAATTGGGATCTCGTTTCCGGCACAAAGCAGAGTTCGTGGTTTGACTGGGTCAGTCATTCGCAATGTTTCGCGGTAGTCGAATGATTTCACTGACAGGTCGGATATTCTAGACGACACCTATTACTTTACTACTCATACTCTTCTCTGTATACAACACTTACAATCTCGCCACACGTAGGCGCACATACAAGTTCCACCACCGAATGGACCCACTGTCCTCCCCTCATGCTAAATTTGTCGTCACCAATCTCGATCTTGAACCTCTAGCCCGGCCAGCTATTGGGCAACGCATACGATCAAATTTGTGGTTCTACTTTTCGTATTTTTGGAGATTCTTGTTTGGCATGCAACCACCTACTCGGCCTGCTCTCCCCCAAGGGAAAACCTCCCGCGTACAAGAGCTTGAAGTTTGGGAACCTAGTGAAATGGATCTCGAGCTCTTCAGTATATACTCTCCTGCCCATGCCGTGCTCTGGCTCTCTATGGGATCTTCAAGTTGGCTGTACTCGGTGGTCATTATGGGTATAGTTGGTTTACAGGTCCGCCCTCTCCATGACCACAAAAGAGATTATCTGACTTCTACCACAGCTGAATGTCATGACTCATTCATATACTCAACTATTAAAAGATAAGCAAATTATTGCAGCGGAGACCATGAAGGAATATAACGACGGTGTAAGTATCCCGTCAATCAAGTTTGTGTGTGCACATTGTTGATGCCCTTCTTCTTAGTTCGTATACCCCCGTATCAATCCCATTCGCAAAGACGTCGCAGTCATGACTCATCAATCAGAAGTTGTGAACGTCTGGGAAGACTAAATATATGACGAACTTATTGCCTTTGACTTCAATAGAGCATAGTGACCTAATAGTTATATTGAAATCGCAGCATTGTAGGGATTATCTAGACCACATATCAGGCCTCAATGTTGTGAAGATAAACACGTTGAATAAGTCGCTCAAAAGTTGACACAATACATTATGCCCAACAAACTAAAGAATGGAGGGGAAATTTATGAACGTTGACGAATAACGTATTGTTCAAATATATGGGAATGTTATGATAAGCTCATGAAGCGCCCGTCCGAAACGCCAAAAAATGCCCATACCGAGAATCGAACTC
This Psilocybe cubensis strain MGC-MH-2018 chromosome 3, whole genome shotgun sequence DNA region includes the following protein-coding sequences:
- a CDS encoding Meiotically up-regulated gene 154 protein — encoded protein: MALRRLAQENNAASSPRSPAGPIPASPASGLGPTTPRSRLSNGSYGFHRSPADTPSISSSIPFDWEAARSRAPAPFATPLKKGRKSVATGTSTPRKAVIRKKGIIERIKNIPSAIAFEIAIFPQNVPLPTPKTTARIIGGAIHVAHFLILARNDNEENWDLVSGTKQSSWFDWTTPITLLLILFSVYNTYNLATRRRTYKFHHRMDPLSSPHAKFVVTNLDLEPLARPAIGQRIRSNLWFYFSYFWRFLFGMQPPTRPALPQGKTSRVQELEVWEPSEMDLELFSIYSPAHAVLWLSMGSSSWLYSVVIMGIVGLQLNVMTHSYTQLLKDKQIIAAETMKEYNDGFVYPRINPIRKDVAVMTHQSEVVNVWED